A portion of the Nitrospirota bacterium genome contains these proteins:
- a CDS encoding radical SAM protein, translating to MKKFRIAFLNPPYLEKFSRSQRSPAVTKSGTLYFPMWLAAACALADREGFVVDLIDAPAAGTSRQDVLMRLKHFVPALIVVDTSTPSIHNDSEFCKEIKAALPNSFIILVGTHVSAMPEQCLNLNDSIDAVAIGEYDNTISELAKALMEYQTPFNVPGVAYRHKEKFIFTTCRQPLEDLDSLPHVSPIYKRFLNIEHYFNPNALYPMVTITTTRGCPHECVFCVYPQTVMGHRLRMRSVSNVLDEMQYIVENFPEARAVFFEDDTFTISKKRCVEISEGIIKRGINISWTANARATIDYETMRRMKEAGCRCLCVGFESGSQELLDNMKKKITIEQSEAFMEDARRAGILVHGCFMVGFPGETKKTMNETLELAKRLNPDTVQFYPMMIYPGTEAFKWFDDRGYITTDDFSKWLTPAGLHNTVIRTESLTSAELVRFCDNARRQFYLRPDYMFYKLRQVLNDPEERKRTVKSARTFIKYLIKGSDIPN from the coding sequence ATGAAAAAATTCAGAATAGCTTTTTTAAATCCGCCGTATTTAGAGAAGTTTTCGCGTTCGCAGAGAAGCCCGGCAGTGACCAAAAGCGGCACTCTGTACTTTCCTATGTGGCTTGCTGCGGCCTGTGCTTTGGCAGACAGGGAGGGCTTTGTTGTTGATCTGATAGATGCCCCGGCTGCCGGCACCTCACGGCAGGATGTCCTTATGAGACTTAAACACTTTGTGCCGGCTCTTATCGTAGTTGACACAAGCACGCCAAGCATACACAATGACTCGGAATTTTGTAAGGAGATAAAGGCTGCACTGCCAAACAGCTTTATAATCCTTGTTGGCACTCATGTCTCGGCTATGCCTGAGCAGTGCCTTAACCTCAATGACTCAATTGATGCGGTGGCAATCGGAGAGTACGATAACACAATTTCTGAGCTTGCAAAGGCACTGATGGAGTACCAGACTCCGTTTAATGTACCAGGGGTAGCGTACCGGCATAAGGAAAAATTCATATTTACCACATGCCGCCAGCCGTTGGAGGATCTTGACAGTCTGCCACATGTAAGCCCAATTTATAAACGTTTCTTAAATATAGAACACTACTTTAACCCTAACGCTCTGTACCCAATGGTGACAATTACCACAACCCGTGGATGCCCTCACGAGTGCGTGTTCTGTGTGTATCCGCAGACGGTTATGGGACACCGGCTCAGGATGCGTAGCGTTAGTAACGTACTTGATGAAATGCAATACATCGTTGAGAATTTCCCTGAAGCAAGGGCCGTGTTTTTTGAAGATGACACATTTACAATAAGCAAAAAACGCTGTGTTGAAATTTCAGAGGGTATTATAAAACGTGGAATTAATATTTCGTGGACCGCTAATGCCCGTGCAACTATTGATTATGAAACAATGCGGAGGATGAAAGAGGCCGGCTGCAGGTGTTTATGTGTGGGATTTGAAAGCGGTAGCCAGGAGTTGCTTGATAATATGAAAAAGAAGATAACAATTGAGCAGTCTGAGGCTTTCATGGAGGATGCCCGCAGAGCGGGGATTCTGGTTCATGGCTGCTTTATGGTGGGTTTCCCTGGTGAGACAAAAAAGACAATGAACGAAACCCTTGAGCTAGCTAAGAGGTTAAACCCGGACACCGTACAGTTTTACCCTATGATGATTTATCCTGGCACAGAGGCTTTTAAGTGGTTTGACGACAGAGGTTATATAACTACCGATGATTTTTCAAAGTGGCTCACTCCCGCCGGGCTTCATAATACGGTAATCAGAACGGAGAGTTTAACTTCTGCAGAGCTCGTTCGCTTCTGCGACAATGCCAGACGGCAGTTTTATCTGCGTCCTGACTATATGTTTTATAAACTCCGGCAGGTGCTTAATGACCCGGAGGAAAGAAAACGCACGGTGAAATCAGCCCGCACATTTATTAAATATCTGATAAAGGGTTCGGATATCCCCAATTAA
- a CDS encoding glycosyltransferase: MLKASVIVPAFNAEKTIKDCVTALTEQSFSKEDYEIIVVDDGSTDKTGEIVQTLPVRYVSKPNGGPASARNLGASEAKGEIILFTDSDCVATSEWLGEMLKPFSDSEVKAVKGAYRTPLKSLTARFAQIEFEERYEMLKKAPSIDMIDTYSAAFLKDVFDSAGGFDESFPVANNEDTELSYKLSSMGLKMVFNPDAIVNHLGHPDSVLRYAKLKFWRGYWRMAVYKRFPGKMVKDTYTPQTLKIQILALFSTVFSLPLIPLFWDTYLDLPTIFVVLVSFFGFLASTLPLTFFSLRKDMITGLLSPLYIALRAVSIGTGVLYYAFKQLP, encoded by the coding sequence ATGTTGAAAGCATCCGTGATAGTGCCGGCCTTTAATGCCGAAAAGACAATAAAAGACTGCGTAACGGCGCTTACAGAGCAGAGTTTTAGCAAAGAAGATTACGAAATAATAGTCGTTGACGACGGCTCAACGGACAAAACCGGGGAGATTGTCCAAACACTTCCGGTAAGGTATGTTAGCAAACCAAACGGGGGCCCTGCATCTGCCAGAAATTTGGGAGCAAGTGAGGCTAAAGGTGAAATCATCCTGTTTACGGATTCCGATTGCGTGGCGACATCGGAGTGGTTAGGGGAGATGTTAAAACCGTTTTCTGATTCAGAGGTAAAAGCCGTAAAAGGGGCCTACCGGACCCCTCTTAAGTCACTTACGGCGCGGTTTGCTCAGATTGAGTTTGAAGAGCGTTACGAAATGCTTAAAAAAGCCCCCTCAATAGACATGATAGATACATATTCGGCAGCATTCTTAAAGGATGTGTTTGACAGCGCAGGCGGCTTTGATGAGTCATTTCCTGTAGCAAACAACGAAGACACAGAGCTTTCGTATAAGCTTTCAAGCATGGGCCTAAAAATGGTTTTTAATCCGGATGCGATTGTTAACCACCTTGGGCATCCTGATTCGGTTTTACGATATGCTAAACTGAAATTTTGGCGCGGGTACTGGAGAATGGCTGTTTATAAGAGGTTTCCCGGGAAAATGGTAAAAGACACCTACACGCCCCAAACCCTGAAAATTCAAATACTGGCGCTTTTTAGCACGGTGTTTTCATTACCGCTTATTCCGCTCTTTTGGGATACTTATTTAGATTTACCAACTATTTTTGTTGTTTTAGTTTCGTTTTTTGGTTTTTTGGCCTCAACTTTGCCTTTAACATTTTTTTCTTTAAGAAAAGATATGATAACTGGACTGCTCTCTCCATTATATATCGCCCTTAGGGCTGTCTCTATAGGTACTGGAGTCCTGTACTATGCTTTTAAACAATTGCCATAA
- a CDS encoding phospho-sugar mutase has protein sequence MEEILKLASQWASSPVFDKDTRREIQALIDAMDFTELTERFYRTLDFGTGGLRGVMGGGTNRMNVYTVKMATQGLANYILSFADGAERGVVIGYDSRNNSSKFAEETSTVLASNGIKAYLFDAVRPVPELSFAVRFKNAKAGVCITASHNPPEYNGYKVYFEDGGQITPPHDKNIITEVRKITAVTEVKSGAGFDSAVKSGLIELIGTEIDNFYIKEVLKQSVRAVADNIKIVYTPLHGAGYSIIPQVLKRRGFTNVHVVKEQSKPDGDFPTVSSPNPEEPEGFKMALALMEQVGADIALATDPDCDRIGVAVRDIDGRGTVLLNGNQVGVLLTDYILAALAGSIDTKKAAVIKTIVTSTLIEKIADSYGVMCVSVLTGFKYIGEWIHKNPHSDFIFGCEESYGYLRGTYARDKDAVVSASLICEMASYYKSKGSSILKRLHEIYEKHGVYLEALSAVTMKGKEGMEQMETLMQTYRSGLKNPPPNLELFCVKDYLPGLDGLPKSNVLALQFKGDLSVTIRPSGTEPKIKYYFSTAGATVKEAQDRLELLKKYFLP, from the coding sequence ATGGAAGAGATTCTTAAGTTAGCCTCACAGTGGGCATCAAGCCCTGTCTTTGATAAGGACACGAGGCGGGAGATTCAGGCTCTGATTGACGCCATGGATTTTACTGAGCTTACCGAAAGGTTCTACAGAACGCTTGACTTTGGCACCGGCGGGCTCAGAGGAGTGATGGGCGGAGGCACTAACCGCATGAATGTTTACACTGTCAAGATGGCCACTCAGGGGCTTGCTAACTACATATTATCATTTGCAGACGGTGCAGAAAGAGGTGTTGTTATTGGGTATGACAGCAGAAACAATTCCTCAAAATTTGCAGAGGAAACCTCCACTGTGCTGGCTTCAAACGGAATAAAAGCGTATCTGTTTGATGCCGTAAGGCCAGTGCCTGAGTTGTCTTTTGCCGTGAGATTTAAAAATGCTAAAGCCGGTGTTTGTATTACTGCCTCCCACAATCCGCCTGAGTATAACGGCTATAAAGTTTATTTTGAAGACGGGGGACAGATTACCCCGCCGCATGACAAAAACATAATCACCGAGGTAAGGAAAATAACTGCCGTTACTGAGGTTAAATCTGGTGCTGGCTTCGACAGTGCCGTAAAATCCGGTTTGATAGAGTTAATTGGCACTGAGATTGACAATTTCTACATTAAAGAAGTGTTAAAACAATCGGTAAGAGCCGTAGCAGACAACATTAAGATTGTCTATACGCCGCTTCACGGAGCTGGGTACTCCATAATCCCGCAGGTGTTGAAAAGACGGGGATTTACCAACGTACACGTAGTTAAAGAGCAAAGTAAGCCTGATGGCGATTTCCCAACCGTATCATCTCCAAACCCGGAGGAGCCGGAGGGATTTAAAATGGCGCTTGCACTTATGGAGCAAGTTGGAGCGGATATTGCTCTTGCCACAGATCCTGATTGCGACCGCATAGGGGTTGCTGTAAGGGATATAGACGGTAGAGGCACTGTACTTCTTAACGGAAACCAGGTTGGAGTGCTCCTTACCGATTACATTTTGGCAGCTCTTGCTGGTTCAATTGATACTAAAAAAGCAGCGGTTATTAAAACAATTGTAACCAGCACCCTGATAGAGAAAATAGCTGATAGTTACGGAGTTATGTGTGTGTCTGTGCTGACCGGTTTTAAGTACATCGGAGAGTGGATACATAAAAACCCACACTCAGACTTTATCTTTGGTTGTGAGGAGTCCTATGGATACCTGCGCGGCACATACGCACGGGATAAGGATGCTGTGGTATCGGCAAGCCTGATTTGTGAGATGGCCTCTTATTATAAGTCAAAGGGAAGCTCGATTTTAAAGAGGTTGCATGAAATTTACGAAAAACACGGTGTATATCTTGAGGCGCTGTCTGCGGTAACGATGAAAGGAAAAGAGGGTATGGAACAGATGGAGACCCTCATGCAAACATACCGTAGCGGCCTGAAAAATCCTCCCCCCAACTTGGAATTATTTTGTGTTAAGGACTATTTACCTGGACTTGACGGGCTTCCGAAATCTAATGTCTTAGCTTTGCAGTTCAAAGGCGATCTGAGCGTAACCATAAGACCCTCAGGAACGGAGCCTAAAATTAAATACTATTTTTCCACAGCCGGAGCAACTGTTAAAGAGGCACAAGACAGACTCGAGCTTCTGAAAAAGTATTTCCTTCCCTAA
- a CDS encoding methyl-accepting chemotaxis protein: MGWFNDLILKRKFTVTFGVLFLLSLITLGFTLSQLKTMNDNLREIVNERYEKLVKLNSVEKEVLAIAQYLRDIIIVDDPKKADEYINKIRTLQSKISEELDYLDKTIKRENGKQTLRDIKEARDKYIQTREEQFKALQSGNKALATELLQTKVNTVQEAYIKVLDAGIAYQRKTIEASLKDADSEYVNSVIISIASGCVFLAFVIVSLLMLTKSIIVPLHEGLLLAEAISRGDLSQTVHTEGKDEVGILMRALEKMRLILSDNITMISTSASQLASASTELSQTVQKMSYSIKDQSDKTSQVATASTEMSQTVTDVARNATSISASALETSTIAKDGAGVVTHTVSEVEGIAKTVSESAQLITSLGDRSRQIGEIVSVIKDIADQTNLLALNAAIEAARAGEQGRGFAVVADEVRKLAERTSKATTEIGDMITAIQRETNQVVTTMNEGSQRVVNGVELVNKAGDSLKSIVESVDGLQSMVHQIASATEEMSQVSEQITNDIEIIANVSRDTTLSAAQIGEASDDLAKLSNDLKSVTSRFVVEGGHHSGSTQRMLR, encoded by the coding sequence ATGGGGTGGTTCAATGATTTGATATTAAAAAGAAAATTTACGGTTACCTTTGGCGTGTTGTTTTTACTTTCGCTAATTACACTGGGGTTTACTCTTTCACAACTTAAGACGATGAATGACAACTTACGGGAGATAGTTAACGAGCGGTATGAGAAACTGGTAAAACTTAACTCTGTCGAAAAAGAAGTGCTGGCCATCGCGCAGTACCTCAGAGACATAATCATTGTTGATGACCCTAAAAAAGCAGATGAATACATTAATAAAATAAGGACTTTACAGAGTAAAATATCAGAGGAGCTGGATTATCTTGATAAAACTATTAAACGTGAGAATGGCAAACAAACATTAAGGGATATAAAAGAGGCAAGAGATAAATATATCCAGACCAGAGAGGAGCAATTTAAGGCTCTCCAAAGCGGTAACAAGGCATTAGCCACAGAGTTGCTGCAGACAAAAGTAAATACCGTACAGGAGGCATATATAAAAGTGCTGGATGCCGGTATTGCCTATCAACGTAAAACCATAGAAGCCTCCCTTAAAGATGCTGACAGTGAATATGTAAACTCAGTAATAATATCAATAGCCTCAGGGTGTGTCTTTCTTGCATTTGTAATAGTTTCATTATTAATGCTGACAAAGAGCATAATCGTACCTCTGCACGAGGGATTGTTATTAGCGGAGGCGATTTCCAGGGGCGATCTGTCACAGACTGTGCACACAGAAGGTAAGGATGAGGTAGGCATTTTGATGCGTGCCCTTGAAAAGATGCGGCTAATTCTCTCCGATAACATAACAATGATTTCAACATCTGCAAGCCAGTTGGCCTCAGCATCAACTGAGCTTTCTCAAACAGTCCAAAAAATGTCCTATAGTATTAAAGATCAGTCGGATAAGACATCTCAGGTAGCAACAGCATCAACTGAGATGTCTCAAACAGTAACGGATGTTGCAAGGAATGCAACAAGCATTTCAGCATCAGCATTGGAGACATCAACAATAGCTAAAGACGGGGCAGGCGTGGTAACACATACGGTCAGCGAGGTAGAGGGAATAGCAAAAACTGTATCAGAGTCGGCACAATTAATAACATCGCTGGGGGACCGCTCCAGACAGATAGGGGAAATAGTCAGTGTTATTAAAGACATCGCAGATCAGACAAATCTCCTTGCACTAAATGCAGCCATAGAGGCAGCGCGTGCCGGAGAACAGGGACGCGGCTTTGCAGTGGTTGCTGATGAGGTAAGAAAACTTGCTGAAAGAACATCTAAAGCGACTACAGAAATTGGCGATATGATAACTGCCATTCAAAGAGAGACCAACCAGGTGGTGACCACTATGAATGAAGGTTCACAGCGGGTGGTTAACGGCGTGGAATTGGTTAACAAGGCAGGGGATTCACTTAAGAGCATAGTTGAGAGCGTTGATGGCTTACAGTCAATGGTACATCAGATAGCATCGGCTACTGAGGAAATGTCTCAGGTGTCTGAGCAAATAACCAATGATATTGAAATCATTGCAAACGTATCCAGGGATACCACTCTCAGTGCCGCACAAATAGGCGAGGCCTCTGATGATCTTGCTAAATTATCAAACGATCTGAAGTCCGTTACGTCACGGTTTGTCGTAGAGGGAGGACACCATAGCGGCAGTACACAAAGGATGTTAAGGTAA
- a CDS encoding type II toxin-antitoxin system HicB family antitoxin yields MQRHYVITDYIEGALENAVYDKLEDASFSGRIPLCTGVIAFGTTLRECESELRSTLEDWIYVGLKMNHELPVICGIDLNKEPSCDKVGAL; encoded by the coding sequence ATGCAGAGACATTATGTAATAACCGATTACATCGAGGGCGCCTTAGAGAATGCCGTGTATGACAAACTTGAGGATGCCAGTTTCTCAGGACGGATTCCGCTATGTACAGGTGTGATTGCTTTTGGGACAACTTTGAGAGAGTGTGAAAGTGAACTTCGCAGCACTTTAGAAGATTGGATCTACGTTGGGCTAAAAATGAATCACGAATTACCTGTAATTTGTGGGATTGATTTAAACAAGGAACCTTCTTGTGACAAAGTGGGCGCCCTGTAA
- a CDS encoding type II toxin-antitoxin system HicA family toxin, giving the protein MTKWAPCKRKDFIFKLMKIGFKGPYSGSRHQFMVYDKRRLTIPTNTDYSVAQLRMMLKEAEDLVGCDITAEKWVSL; this is encoded by the coding sequence GTGACAAAGTGGGCGCCCTGTAAACGGAAAGATTTTATCTTTAAGTTGATGAAAATTGGTTTTAAAGGGCCTTATTCCGGTTCCCGGCATCAGTTTATGGTCTATGATAAGAGGCGGTTGACAATACCAACTAATACTGATTATTCAGTGGCACAATTGAGAATGATGCTAAAGGAGGCAGAGGATTTAGTTGGCTGTGATATAACTGCCGAGAAGTGGGTTTCTCTGTGA